One Campylobacteraceae bacterium genomic window, GGCACCTTTAAATTTATACTTTAGATAATCCCAATCTAAATACATCAATAGCATCTTCAACCATGATAGAATATTTTCTTTCTTCTATTTTAAAAAAGCCTTTATGTAAAATAATACCATCAATCATACTTACTAATACTCTTGCAAAAGTTTCTGTGTTTAGTGTAGGTTTAACTTGATTGTTTTGTATAAGTATTTTAAAGTTTTGTGCATAAAAATATCCTATTTTGTCAAATAAATTTTTATAATCCTTCATAAATACATCTGATGAAAGTTTAGAACCAAAGGCTTCAAAAAAGATTGGTATAAACTTACTATCTTCTTCATTTATTAATAATGCATTTTTGATATATTCTAATAATTGTTCAAGTGTTTGGCAATACTCTTTGGGTAATAAATCATTTAAAAGCTTTTTAAAATGCAGTTCTGTAATACTTGATATTAAAACATCTTTAGATTTAAAATAAAGATAAAGTGTTCCTTTTGCAATATTAGTTTCATTTGCTATTTGATCCATTGTTGTTTTATTAAATCCATATTTTAAAAATGATTGTAAAGCAGCATTTATTATGCTCTTTTTCATGAGTTCTTTATCTACAATTTTGGGCATTATATTCCTTATTTAATACTATATTATATTATGACTTATTAGTCATTAAAAGTTTAAGTTCTCTTGACATTATATAAAATATTAGCTAGTATTTATTATGACTTAATAGTCAATTTAAAACAAGAGAAGAAAATGAAAAAAGTATTAATTGCAGGAGCCACTGGATATTTAGGTAAGTATATAAGTGCCGAACTTAAAGCACAAAGTTTTTACACTAAAGTATTAGTTCGTAATTCTAGCAAGTTTGAAGAATATAACATTGAAGTAGATGAGATGATTCAAGCTGAAGTTACAAACAAAGATAGCCTAAGTAACTGTTGTGAGGGCATTGATGTAGTGATTTCCTCTCTTGGAATTACAACACAAAAAGATGGACTTACTTATATGGATGTTGATTATCAAGCTAATTTAAATTTGCTAAAAGAGGCTAAACAAGCAGGAGTTAAAAAATTTATATATGTTTCAGTTTTAAATGGAAATAAATTGAAAAACTTAAGAATTTGTGAAGCAAAAGAATTATTTGTGGAAGCATTACAAAAATCAGGTTTAAAATTTTGTATAATACGTCCAAATGGTTTTTTCTGTGATATGAGTGAAGTTTATTATATGGCAAAAAAGGGACGTATTTATTTATTTGGAAATGGAAGTATAAAATCTAATCCTATTCATGGAGAAGATTTAGCTAAAGTTTGCGTAAATTCAATCAATTATGAGGACAAAGAAATAGAAATAGGTGGACCTGAGACATTAACTCAAAATGAAATTGCACTTATTGCTTTTAATGTACTGGGAAAATCCCCAAAAATAACTTATATTCCAGATTGCATAAGACTTATGATTCTGAGTTTAGCAAAACTGGTATTAAATAAAAAAACTTTTGGACCCATTGAGTTTTTTATGAATGTTATGGTTCTGGAAATGATTGCACCTGAATATGGAAAACATACATTAAAAGAACATTTTGAAAAATTAAAGAATGAAAAATTACTTGAAACATGAAAAAAACCTCATGAAAATCCCTGAGATTGAAACTCCACTTTTCTAAAATAAAACTACATTCCTCACGGCTCTTTTACTGATTTTGGAAAAACTAAATCTTTTTATTTTTTTGTGCATAAAGGTTGTAAGTGTTCCCATTTATTAAATAAATGACAAAAAAAATTATAAAAAAACTTAAATCATAATCTCAATCAATGAATAAAAGTTGTTGAGTTGATATAATCTGATATATAAAAAGTAAAAAATAAACCCTTGTGTTTAATAAAAAAGTGAGAAATATGAGTAAAATAAATAAAGAATTGCTAAAAAATATAACAGTATTATATGTGGAAGGTGACGATTTAATAAGAGAAGAAGTCTCTACTTTTTGCAAACAATATATAAAGAATTTTTATTGCGTTAATAATGCAGATGAGGGAATAAAACTATTTTCTAAGATTAATCCTGATTTACTTATAATTGATTTAGCTATGCCTAAAAAAAATGGCTTAGAAATGATTAAAGAACTGAATACGAAAATTCCTGTTATTTTTACTGCAAAGTATTCCGATATGGATCTTTTTTTAGAGGCTATATCGTTTAATATTTATAAATTTAACACTAAACCGATTAATTTAAATAAGCTAGTGTTAAATATTCAAGACAGTGTTTATTCTGGTATTTTTAGAGAAAAACTATTTGAAAAGATGAGTTTATTGGATATTATTGATGAAAATGTACTTATTTCTATTACTGATAATAAGGGAATAATAATTGATGCGAGTAGTGCTTTTTGTAAATTTGTGAAGTATTCTAAAGATGAATTATTAGGAGAAAATCATAAAAAGCTCAGACATCCAGATATGCCAGATAGTTTTTATGCCAATATGTGGTGCGTGTTAAATGCTAAAAAAGTTTTTAAAGAAGAAATTAAAAACCTAAATAATGATGGAGATGTTTATTGGGCAACCCTAACTATTACACCCGTCCTAGATGAAAGGGGTGAGATTTTAAATTTTATAGCAATTAGACAAGATATCACGAATAAGAAAAAACTTGAGTCCCTCTCTATCGTGGATGAATTAACAACACTTTACAATAGAAGATATTTTAATAAAATAATAGAAGAAGAAATTAGAAGGGTAAAAAGAGAGAATCTAAATATCTCTGTAATGTGTATAGATATCGATAATTTTAAAAAATACAATGACTGTTATGGCCATCCCCAAGGCGACAGTGCTCTTTCCCAGATATCTTTATATTTAAAAGAGAATGCAAGCAGAGCAAGTGATTATGTTTTCAGATTGGGTGGAGAAGAATTTTGCATAATATCTTCAGGTGGGAGAATGAATGAATCTTTTGTTTTTATGGATAGTATTGTAAAAGGTATTGAGGCATTAAAAATCGAACATAAAAAAAGTGATGTAAGTGAATATTTAACTATATCTGCAGGATTGATTGTATTATCAGCAGATAAGATTACAGATTCAAAACACTTATACACCTGCGCAGATGAGGCTTTATATACAGCAAAAAATGAAGGCAGAAACAGATTGCTTTTATCAAATAAATCTTTATGATACTAAGCATTTAGACTTTTTTAAATTTGAGAAAATTCAGGAGAGTTCATAGAAGAGTTTTCCTAATTACAGTTTACTTAATTATTTTTAATTAACTATACATATTCATTTTATTAATTAGGTATACTGTCCCCGTAACTTATTAACTTATAAATACTATAATTATACAAATTACGAATCCCAACAAAAAGAGAAAAAAAAATGGCCAAAATAAATTATAATTATGAAAAAAAAGCAAGAGAAATAGAAAAGAAGAAAAAGAAAGAAGAAAAACTAAAAAAGAAACAAGCTCTAAAAGAAGCTGAATCTAAAGATTCAGATACAAACGAAACTAATTAGTTCATAAAATCAAGAATAGGGGTCTCGTATCTATATGGGATTTCCGTTTACTGTATAACTATTTAAGCACTTAGTCAATTAGTTATACTGTCTTCTACTTACTTGTGTGTAATAAAAAGAAAGAATTAATTTAATGAAATATTCAATACTTGAAAAAGAGACGTTTACTGTTAGTGGACTACAAATAAAACTAAGCACTTCTCAAAGAAAGAATTTTAAAATAATTACACAACACTGGCAAAATTTCAATAATGAATTAAAAATCAACAAGATAAAATTTAAAAGAAATTGGTTAAAATATGGAATTACCAAAAAGATTAATGGTGAATATTTTTATCTAATTGCAATACCTTATGAAAATGATATTATCGGATTTGAAAAAGAAGAAATCAAAGGTGGCACGTTTATTTGTTTTGAACATACAGGAAAAATGGATTTAATAAAATCAAGCATTTTTGATATTTATAAAAACGTTATTCCAAAGTGTAATTTTGAAGTGGAAATAAACAGAACTATGATGCATTATGAACAATATGACCATCGCTTTTTATGGAATAATTCAAATTCAATTGTTGAAATCTATTTACCAATTAAATCAATAAAATAAGAATATCAAGTAAATATAATATTAAAATAATAAATATTTACGCAAACAAGTCTTTTCTAGCCTATAGAATATTATTTGTAGAATTCCTCAAAACATTTATAGAAATGTGCATTCCTTTAATCCTTGAAAATCTATATACTTTCCAAATCTTAAGTCAAAATAAAAAGGTTAAATATGAAAAATATATTAATTATAAATGCACATCAATTTTACGAAAACTTTTCAGAAGGCAAACTAAACTCTGCTATGGTGGACATAGCTAAAAATGAATTTTTAAAAAAAGACTATCAAGTGAAAACAACAACTATTGACGCTGGTTATGATATAAATGAAGAAGTTGAAAAACATTTGTGGGCAGATATTATTATCACCCAAAGTCCCGTTTATTGGTTCAATACACCATGGATTCATAAAAAATATATTGATGATGTATTTACAAGAGCTATTGTTCAACAAAATCTAGTGATTGATGATGGAAGAAGCAGAGAAGATGTTGATAAACATTATGGAACAGGAGGTAAAATGCAAGGTAAAAAATTCATGCTTTCACTTACTTGGAATGCACCAAAAAATGCCTTTGATGACAAAGATCAATTTTTATTTGAGGGTAAAAGTGCTGACGATGCCCTTCTTTCTGTTACTACAAATTATAAGTTTTGTGGAAGTGAAATTTTACCTTCTTTTTCTTGTTATGATGTTGTGAAAAATCCCAATATAAAAGAAGATATAAAAAATTATATCATTCATATACAGGATTTATAGACTACTTAAAGTTAGCCTTATAAACTATACTCTTCAAAAGAAACTCTTGACTCTTTTGGAGAGAATCCAAAATATTTTTTAAATTCTCTACTGAATTGAGCCGTACTCCCATACCCAACCTTGTGTGCAGTCTCACTAACTGAGAAGTTTTCTTCATTTATAAACTCTCTGGCTTTTGTAAGACGAATTTTTTTTATGTATTGAAAGGGTGTATATCCAGTAATCACCTTAAAATAAGTATGAAATGATGCTTCACTCATATCTTGCATTCTTGCTAAAACAGGTATATTTAACTCTTTATAAAATTCATTATGAATCACTTTTAGTGACCTTGAAACTTTCGCTTCATTGCTGGCTTGATTAAACAGTTTATGTAAATAAGAAGCATTATCTCCTTTAGCAACACGATAAAATAATTCTCTAACAATAGCTGCGCCTAAAACATGAGATTCCTCTTTTGAGTTTAAAACACATAATAACCTGTATAAAGCATCATCTATTTGAGGGGTGACTTTATCAATAAAAGGTCCTATTTCACTGTTTTTTGACTCTAAGTTATGCGATGTTGATACATCGTTGATTACTTGGTGCATTACTTTTTGGTTGATTGTAATAACCAAAGCTATTAAGGGCTCATCATTTGAAGGAAAAGCCGTGCATTCGAAGGGAAAAGTTGATGCAGCAACCAAATAGTTATTGGGGTTATACTCTAATATTTTTTCGTGAAGTTTCACTTTTTTAAAGTTTTGTAAAACAAAAATAATACAATTATCATAAAGATGGGCACTTAATGACTCAGGTTTAGAGGTTTTATATATTTTAACATCATCTAAAAATGTATTACAAACTCCATCTTTTTGTATTAATTTATTTACCATATGTAATTTATTTTCATTCATAATCTGACCTTCTAATAATTTGTTAGTATATCAAATTTTATGATGAACTGACCCTAGATATAGGCACAAAGCCAATATCTTTAAGTACTTTTTATATCTTATTTTTGCTATCTACACAAGTGAGCGCTTCTTTAAATATTTTTGCCGTAACTAAGACATCCTCTTCCGTCGTTACCCAAGAACAAATACTTATTCTTATGACATTTTGTCCCTTCCATGTAGCCCCTCCTAACCAGCACGTTCCTGATTCTTGAATATATTTCATGATTTTATTTGTCAAATCATCACTTTTATATCTAATCATAATTTGATTAAAGACAACATCATTTACAATCTCAAAGCTTTCTTTTTCTAACTCATATGCGAGTTCCGTGGCTCTTTCATAAAATCCATTTATGAGTTCTTCTATTCCATCACGTCCAAGATACTTCATCGCCGCCCAAAGCTCAATACTCCTTGCTCTTTTCGACATCTCTGGAGTATAAAACATGCCATCCCTATTTTCATTGTGTACAATATAAGAACCTGAGGAATGTAAAGCGTGGGTTAATGCTTCTTCATCATCACAGAGAACTATTCCATTGTCATAGGGAGTATTTAATGTTTTGTGTCCATCTACAGAAAAAGAATTTGCTTTTTCCATTCCTTTGGTAAGATATTTTAACTTCTTACTGGCAGCTGCCCAAAGACCAAATGCTCCATCTATATGAACCCAAGCACCTACTTCTTTTGCTTGTGTACAAATAGACTCAAAGTCGTCAAACGCGCCAGAACATACATTTCCCGCTTGTAATACAACAATAGTATTTTTATCTAGTTTTGGTAGTTTTGACACCAGTAATCTTCCTTGGGAATCATGGTCTACCCATTCAATATTATCAGTGCCAAATCCTAAAAGAGACACCGCTTTTATAACTGTTCCATGTGCTTGTTTCCCTGCAACTATTCTAATCTTTGGAGCACCTTGAAAACCCTGCTTGTTTATATCCCAATCATTGTTTTTAAATACGCGATAACGTCCTGCTGCCAGACCACAAAATATTGCAATAGATGAGCCACTCACAAATCCTGCCACCGTACGTTTAGGTAATCCAAACAACTCTTTTAGCCAAGATTCGCATACTTCTTCAAGTTTTGAAGCTATGGGAGACATAACATACAAAGCACTATTTTGATCCCAAAAATCACTTAATACCCTAGCAGCAAGTGAAGCAGGAATAACGCCACCAGTTACAAATCCAAAATATTTTCCTCCTAGATGATCCACTGTTGCTTTAGCGCCATTAGTATTTAAAAACTCCAATACATCTTTAGCTTCCATACTTTTTTGAGGTAATTCTTCTGAGAAATTTTCTAAGTTCTGTAAGGCTTCACTTGCTGGATAAACATCTCGTTTACCAACTTCATCTAAATAACTTAAAGAATAGTCTTGTACTTGCTTAAAAATTGATTTGTCTTTAAATTCTTTAGTCATCTTTTCTCTTATATTCATTAAATACCCTTTAATTAATTTTATAGATATTAGTATTAACAAGGTTGTAAGTAAATAAAATTTTATATCAAAAATCTATCATATGTGCTATTTAGAAAAATATTGATACCATACGATTATGTTAAAAGGCAATACGACAAAAGCTCAATATGAGCAAATAAACTTATCTTTAGAATACATTTATTATCACTGTGGAGAAGTTCTTAGTGCAAAAAGTTTGGCAAAAATAAGTGGCTATTCCGTATATCATTTTCATAGGGTTTTTAAA contains:
- a CDS encoding SDR family oxidoreductase, producing the protein MKKVLIAGATGYLGKYISAELKAQSFYTKVLVRNSSKFEEYNIEVDEMIQAEVTNKDSLSNCCEGIDVVISSLGITTQKDGLTYMDVDYQANLNLLKEAKQAGVKKFIYVSVLNGNKLKNLRICEAKELFVEALQKSGLKFCIIRPNGFFCDMSEVYYMAKKGRIYLFGNGSIKSNPIHGEDLAKVCVNSINYEDKEIEIGGPETLTQNEIALIAFNVLGKSPKITYIPDCIRLMILSLAKLVLNKKTFGPIEFFMNVMVLEMIAPEYGKHTLKEHFEKLKNEKLLET
- a CDS encoding TetR/AcrR family transcriptional regulator; translated protein: MPKIVDKELMKKSIINAALQSFLKYGFNKTTMDQIANETNIAKGTLYLYFKSKDVLISSITELHFKKLLNDLLPKEYCQTLEQLLEYIKNALLINEEDSKFIPIFFEAFGSKLSSDVFMKDYKNLFDKIGYFYAQNFKILIQNNQVKPTLNTETFARVLVSMIDGIILHKGFFKIEERKYSIMVEDAIDVFRLGLSKV
- a CDS encoding aspartate aminotransferase family protein, which gives rise to MNIREKMTKEFKDKSIFKQVQDYSLSYLDEVGKRDVYPASEALQNLENFSEELPQKSMEAKDVLEFLNTNGAKATVDHLGGKYFGFVTGGVIPASLAARVLSDFWDQNSALYVMSPIASKLEEVCESWLKELFGLPKRTVAGFVSGSSIAIFCGLAAGRYRVFKNNDWDINKQGFQGAPKIRIVAGKQAHGTVIKAVSLLGFGTDNIEWVDHDSQGRLLVSKLPKLDKNTIVVLQAGNVCSGAFDDFESICTQAKEVGAWVHIDGAFGLWAAASKKLKYLTKGMEKANSFSVDGHKTLNTPYDNGIVLCDDEEALTHALHSSGSYIVHNENRDGMFYTPEMSKRARSIELWAAMKYLGRDGIEELINGFYERATELAYELEKESFEIVNDVVFNQIMIRYKSDDLTNKIMKYIQESGTCWLGGATWKGQNVIRISICSWVTTEEDVLVTAKIFKEALTCVDSKNKI
- a CDS encoding AraC family transcriptional regulator: MNENKLHMVNKLIQKDGVCNTFLDDVKIYKTSKPESLSAHLYDNCIIFVLQNFKKVKLHEKILEYNPNNYLVAASTFPFECTAFPSNDEPLIALVITINQKVMHQVINDVSTSHNLESKNSEIGPFIDKVTPQIDDALYRLLCVLNSKEESHVLGAAIVRELFYRVAKGDNASYLHKLFNQASNEAKVSRSLKVIHNEFYKELNIPVLARMQDMSEASFHTYFKVITGYTPFQYIKKIRLTKAREFINEENFSVSETAHKVGYGSTAQFSREFKKYFGFSPKESRVSFEEYSL
- a CDS encoding effector binding domain-containing protein gives rise to the protein MKYSILEKETFTVSGLQIKLSTSQRKNFKIITQHWQNFNNELKINKIKFKRNWLKYGITKKINGEYFYLIAIPYENDIIGFEKEEIKGGTFICFEHTGKMDLIKSSIFDIYKNVIPKCNFEVEINRTMMHYEQYDHRFLWNNSNSIVEIYLPIKSIK
- a CDS encoding NAD(P)H-dependent oxidoreductase encodes the protein MKNILIINAHQFYENFSEGKLNSAMVDIAKNEFLKKDYQVKTTTIDAGYDINEEVEKHLWADIIITQSPVYWFNTPWIHKKYIDDVFTRAIVQQNLVIDDGRSREDVDKHYGTGGKMQGKKFMLSLTWNAPKNAFDDKDQFLFEGKSADDALLSVTTNYKFCGSEILPSFSCYDVVKNPNIKEDIKNYIIHIQDL
- a CDS encoding diguanylate cyclase — protein: MSKINKELLKNITVLYVEGDDLIREEVSTFCKQYIKNFYCVNNADEGIKLFSKINPDLLIIDLAMPKKNGLEMIKELNTKIPVIFTAKYSDMDLFLEAISFNIYKFNTKPINLNKLVLNIQDSVYSGIFREKLFEKMSLLDIIDENVLISITDNKGIIIDASSAFCKFVKYSKDELLGENHKKLRHPDMPDSFYANMWCVLNAKKVFKEEIKNLNNDGDVYWATLTITPVLDERGEILNFIAIRQDITNKKKLESLSIVDELTTLYNRRYFNKIIEEEIRRVKRENLNISVMCIDIDNFKKYNDCYGHPQGDSALSQISLYLKENASRASDYVFRLGGEEFCIISSGGRMNESFVFMDSIVKGIEALKIEHKKSDVSEYLTISAGLIVLSADKITDSKHLYTCADEALYTAKNEGRNRLLLSNKSL